A part of Flavobacteriaceae bacterium GSB9 genomic DNA contains:
- a CDS encoding DUF983 domain-containing protein: MFKKGTKLYSIFMGTCPKCHEESMYINKNPYALPELLDMHEKCSNCGTKYKIEPSFFYGAMYVSYAVGIAFAVAAFVISYFVFNAGLNYIFASIIGTLIVFMPVIMRLSRNIWINFFMSYDKSLAKKK; encoded by the coding sequence ATGTTTAAAAAAGGAACTAAATTATATAGCATATTTATGGGAACATGCCCAAAATGCCATGAGGAATCAATGTACATCAACAAGAACCCTTATGCATTACCCGAACTTTTAGATATGCACGAAAAATGCAGTAACTGCGGCACTAAATACAAAATCGAACCTTCTTTTTTTTATGGCGCTATGTACGTAAGCTACGCTGTGGGCATTGCCTTTGCTGTAGCAGCCTTTGTAATAAGCTACTTTGTTTTTAATGCGGGCCTTAATTACATATTTGCCTCGATTATTGGCACCTTAATTGTATTTATGCCTGTAATTATGCGACTTTCCAGAAACATATGGATTAACTTTTTTATGAGCTACGATAAATCGCTTGCCAAGAAAAAATGA
- a CDS encoding FAD-binding oxidoreductase: MQVDYIIVGIGIAGISFCEQLKANNKSFVVFDDASQQSSVVAGGLYNPVVLKRFTSVWKSKEQLEIALPLYAKIEKELNVKLDYKIPVYRKFASLEEQNDWFAASDKPLLSGCLSTNIIKNNNKAINAPFGFGKVLHTGRIDVKELVEAYTSNLEKQGQLIRQSFDYGALHSENNSIVYNNITSKCIVFAEGFGLVKNPFFKDLPLVPTKGELLIIEAPNLNIDYVLKAGVFLIPIEGNLYIVGATYEWKDLNHATTERAKENLLSKLTKLVKCEFKIVNQVAGVRPTVKDRRPLVGQHQSHKNMFVLNGLGTRGVMIGPYVARQLYKFIEDGTPLEKAIDINRFQE, encoded by the coding sequence ATGCAGGTAGATTATATTATAGTAGGTATTGGTATTGCGGGCATTAGTTTTTGCGAACAACTCAAGGCAAACAATAAATCGTTTGTGGTTTTTGATGATGCTTCGCAACAGTCGTCGGTTGTTGCGGGTGGTTTGTACAATCCGGTTGTATTAAAGCGTTTTACCTCGGTTTGGAAAAGTAAAGAACAGCTTGAAATAGCCTTGCCACTTTACGCAAAAATTGAAAAGGAGCTGAACGTAAAATTAGATTATAAAATACCGGTTTACCGAAAATTTGCATCACTCGAAGAGCAAAACGATTGGTTTGCCGCTTCAGATAAGCCTTTACTTTCGGGGTGTTTGTCAACAAACATCATTAAAAACAATAACAAAGCGATTAATGCACCTTTTGGGTTTGGTAAAGTTTTGCATACTGGTAGAATTGATGTAAAAGAACTAGTTGAAGCTTATACCTCCAATTTAGAAAAGCAGGGGCAATTAATAAGGCAATCTTTTGATTATGGAGCTTTGCATTCGGAAAATAACAGCATTGTGTATAACAACATTACATCAAAATGTATTGTTTTTGCCGAAGGGTTTGGATTGGTGAAGAATCCTTTTTTTAAAGATTTACCCTTGGTGCCAACAAAAGGCGAATTATTAATTATTGAAGCGCCTAATTTGAACATCGATTATGTTTTAAAGGCAGGTGTGTTTTTAATTCCCATTGAAGGCAACCTTTATATTGTTGGTGCAACCTACGAGTGGAAAGATCTGAATCATGCCACAACAGAACGAGCAAAAGAGAATCTTTTGAGCAAACTAACGAAGTTGGTTAAATGCGAATTTAAAATCGTTAACCAAGTGGCTGGTGTTAGGCCAACAGTTAAAGATCGTAGGCCTTTGGTGGGGCAACACCAAAGCCATAAAAATATGTTTGTACTAAATGGTTTGGGTACGCGAGGCGTTATGATTGGTCCGTATGTAGCCCGCCAACTTTATAAGTTTATTGAAGATGGTACTCCGTTAGAAAAAGCGATTGATATTAATCGGTTTCAGGAATAG
- the gldN gene encoding gliding motility protein GldN: protein MNLKSFLLTAATVITASSTFAQANILNAKSPEEIGVRTESQKAVDNDKPLEYGYVDDRDILYSKQVWEKIVLDERANFPLYYPIDTNNIGSNRRSLYDVLMKNIENGNIKNIYDDSYFTTKRTLKDIEGALTLIDTTELGIEQINAGEELSPQYIIRRDITAADIKEYRIRGLWYFDKRQAEMKYRLLGIAPVAPDVNFIDSDTPDLVELFWVFFPDARAVLHEAKSFNNKNSSMPFSFDHVLNARRFQAYIYKEENVQQDRAISDYVSDNALMQLLESERIKDKIRDFELDMWTY, encoded by the coding sequence ATGAATCTAAAAAGTTTTTTATTAACCGCTGCAACTGTTATAACGGCCTCAAGTACGTTTGCTCAAGCGAATATACTTAATGCCAAAAGTCCCGAGGAAATTGGTGTTCGTACCGAATCCCAAAAAGCAGTTGACAATGATAAGCCATTGGAATATGGTTATGTTGATGATAGGGATATCTTGTATTCTAAACAAGTATGGGAAAAAATTGTTCTTGATGAACGTGCAAACTTCCCTTTGTACTATCCTATAGATACCAACAATATCGGTAGCAACAGAAGATCGTTGTACGATGTGCTTATGAAGAATATCGAAAACGGTAATATAAAGAATATTTACGACGATTCTTATTTTACCACAAAACGAACCTTAAAAGATATAGAAGGTGCATTAACATTAATTGATACTACAGAACTGGGTATTGAGCAGATTAATGCCGGGGAAGAATTATCTCCACAGTATATCATAAGAAGAGACATCACTGCAGCAGATATTAAAGAATATCGTATAAGAGGACTTTGGTATTTCGATAAGCGCCAAGCTGAAATGAAATATAGGTTGTTGGGAATTGCCCCAGTTGCACCAGATGTTAACTTTATTGATTCTGATACACCAGATTTAGTTGAGTTGTTTTGGGTGTTTTTCCCAGATGCCAGAGCGGTATTGCATGAAGCTAAATCGTTCAATAACAAAAACAGCTCTATGCCATTTTCTTTCGACCATGTGTTAAATGCAAGACGTTTTCAAGCCTATATTTATAAAGAAGAAAATGTACAGCAAGACCGAGCCATTTCGGACTATGTTTCTGACAATGCGTTGATGCAGCTGTTGGAATCTGAAAGGATTAAAGATAAAATTAGAGATTTTGAATTGGATATGTGGACCTACTAA
- the gldM gene encoding gliding motility protein GldM, translating into MAQGNLSPRQKMINLMYLIFIAMLALNMSKEVLSAFGLMNEKLTKSNQATEQRNNNFVASLEQKAADQPEKYKPLKAKADQIDALAHEFDAYLEDLKGKMTEDLDDATDYEIMDKGTYLDENFFKGDKLKPAGQEFLNQINSFREGVVKILDDQPGMEHIVKDVKEKFSTDKEINRDGIKIDWLDYHYKGFPLVASLTKMTQLQADIKTTESEILSNMLQGTLSSEVSMTNYTTLMETSKSAYFNGEQFDGQIVLGRKDATTKPKRVELTLDGRKLSEDQYSIEDGKVKLKIGTGGVGEHKIEGKLIFGEDGEEIEVPVNSSFATVAKPNAATISADKMNVVYRGVKNPMTISFAGIPDNKVNASAQGLSSAGGSRYVMDATRIRGREVTINVTGTLPDGKKVSDNAKFRIKDLPKPTGTIRGEDGQVKMQRNSLEISTVGAMFDDFDFELPLRVTGFKFKVPGQPTINVNGNKLDSRAKSALRKAKRGSSVQIFDIEAKASGVSVILKKVSPVLIELTN; encoded by the coding sequence ATGGCACAAGGAAATTTATCACCTAGACAGAAAATGATTAATCTGATGTACTTGATATTCATTGCAATGCTTGCATTGAATATGTCGAAGGAAGTTCTTTCAGCATTCGGATTAATGAACGAAAAGCTTACAAAGTCTAACCAAGCTACAGAACAAAGAAATAATAACTTTGTAGCAAGCTTAGAACAAAAAGCGGCAGATCAGCCAGAAAAATATAAGCCTTTAAAAGCTAAAGCCGATCAAATTGATGCCTTGGCGCATGAGTTCGATGCTTATTTAGAAGATTTAAAAGGTAAAATGACAGAAGATCTTGATGATGCTACCGATTACGAAATTATGGACAAAGGTACTTACCTTGACGAGAATTTCTTTAAAGGCGACAAGTTAAAACCAGCGGGACAAGAATTTTTAAATCAAATCAACTCGTTTAGAGAAGGCGTGGTTAAAATTCTTGATGACCAACCGGGTATGGAACACATTGTTAAGGATGTGAAGGAAAAATTCAGCACTGATAAGGAAATCAATAGAGATGGTATTAAAATCGATTGGTTGGATTATCATTATAAAGGTTTCCCTTTAGTCGCGTCATTAACTAAAATGACCCAACTGCAAGCCGATATCAAAACAACTGAGTCTGAGATTTTATCAAATATGTTGCAAGGTACACTTTCTAGCGAGGTGTCTATGACCAATTACACCACTTTGATGGAGACTTCTAAATCAGCTTACTTTAACGGTGAGCAATTTGATGGACAAATTGTTTTAGGACGTAAAGATGCTACAACGAAACCAAAACGAGTAGAGTTGACTTTAGATGGCAGAAAACTTTCCGAAGATCAATATTCTATTGAAGATGGTAAAGTAAAACTGAAGATAGGTACAGGCGGTGTTGGTGAGCACAAGATTGAAGGTAAATTAATCTTTGGAGAAGATGGTGAAGAAATTGAAGTACCAGTTAACTCTTCTTTCGCTACTGTAGCCAAGCCTAATGCAGCAACTATATCGGCTGATAAAATGAACGTGGTTTACCGTGGTGTTAAGAACCCAATGACCATTTCGTTTGCCGGTATTCCAGATAACAAAGTTAATGCCAGCGCACAAGGTTTATCTAGTGCTGGTGGTAGCCGTTATGTAATGGATGCTACAAGAATTAGAGGTAGAGAAGTAACTATTAACGTTACAGGTACTTTACCAGATGGTAAAAAAGTTAGCGATAACGCTAAATTCCGAATTAAAGATTTACCAAAACCAACAGGAACCATTAGAGGTGAAGACGGTCAGGTTAAAATGCAACGTAACAGTCTTGAAATCTCTACCGTTGGCGCTATGTTCGACGATTTCGATTTCGAATTGCCATTGCGTGTAACTGGATTTAAATTTAAAGTTCCAGGGCAGCCTACAATAAATGTTAACGGTAATAAGTTAGATAGTAGAGCAAAAAGTGCATTGCGTAAAGCAAAACGTGGTTCTTCGGTTCAAATATTTGATATTGAAGCCAAAGCAAGTGGAGTTAGTGTGATACTTAAAAAAGTGTCTCCAGTACTTATCGAGCTTACAAACTAG
- the gldL gene encoding gliding motility protein GldL — MAKSKANKKFMNMAYGLGAAIVIVGALFKIIHFEIGPLTGNVMLTIGLVTEAIIFALSAFEPVDEDLDWSLVYPELAGGQSNRSESNEEAQGMLSKKLDNLLKEAKIDGELIASLGDSIKNFEGAAKNMSTTVDSIEATKKYGEELSLAAAQMESLNSLYKVQLESINKQAAINEESVENAAKLKEQMQSLASNLSSLNGVYGGMLSAMNK, encoded by the coding sequence ATGGCAAAGTCAAAAGCAAACAAGAAATTCATGAATATGGCCTATGGATTAGGGGCTGCAATTGTAATTGTTGGAGCACTATTTAAAATTATTCACTTTGAAATAGGGCCACTTACAGGTAATGTTATGTTAACCATTGGTTTGGTAACAGAAGCAATTATTTTCGCCTTATCGGCATTCGAACCTGTTGATGAAGATTTAGATTGGTCTTTAGTTTACCCAGAATTAGCTGGAGGACAATCAAACCGAAGCGAATCAAATGAAGAAGCTCAAGGTATGTTGTCTAAAAAATTAGATAATTTATTAAAAGAAGCTAAAATTGATGGCGAATTAATCGCAAGTTTAGGCGATAGCATCAAAAACTTTGAAGGTGCAGCCAAAAATATGTCAACTACTGTTGATTCAATTGAAGCAACTAAGAAATATGGTGAAGAATTATCATTGGCCGCTGCACAAATGGAGTCTTTAAATAGCTTGTACAAAGTACAGTTAGAGAGCATTAACAAGCAAGCCGCTATTAATGAAGAATCTGTAGAAAATGCTGCTAAATTAAAAGAACAAATGCAATCATTAGCATCTAATCTTTCATCACTAAATGGTGTTTACGGTGGTATGCTGTCTGCTATGAACAAATAA
- the gldK gene encoding gliding motility lipoprotein GldK encodes MKKFILLTAVFAILTSCGSKDRGELVGVKGKKWHPEKPYGMELIPGGAFIMGKADDDLAGVQDAPSKTVTVRAFYMDATEITNSEYRQFVNWVRDSIIRYRLAVLADEVGMLPEDGGIGEYAFKDADTANMSVYEKYMFENYTGLGPTGYEGRKINKDIELVFDTSDYPDEYYTEVMDTMYLPLEESYNGQRTWDVTKFKFQYSHMDIQEAARNRGVKRKDLIIKEEIEVYPDTTVWIRDFAYSYNEPMHNDYFWHDAYSEYPVVGVTWDQAKAFCEWRTINKNSYQKSKKGAALVNTFRLPSEAEWEYAARGGLQAATYPWGGPYTKSDRGCFMANFKPVRGDYAADQALYTVEAKSYEPNDYNLYNMAGNVAEWVNASYDPSSYQYTSTINPSVNDDDNQRKIVRGGSWKDVAYFLQVSSRDYEYADSARSYIGFRTVQDYMGTKVTSNGN; translated from the coding sequence ATGAAGAAGTTTATATTATTAACCGCAGTATTTGCAATACTAACCAGTTGTGGCTCTAAAGATAGAGGAGAATTGGTAGGTGTTAAAGGAAAAAAATGGCACCCAGAAAAACCTTATGGAATGGAACTAATTCCAGGAGGTGCATTTATAATGGGTAAAGCCGATGATGATTTAGCAGGTGTGCAAGATGCACCCTCTAAAACGGTAACCGTAAGAGCCTTTTATATGGATGCTACCGAAATTACAAATAGCGAATATCGCCAGTTTGTAAATTGGGTTAGAGATTCCATTATAAGATATAGGTTGGCTGTTTTGGCCGATGAAGTTGGCATGTTACCAGAAGATGGTGGTATTGGTGAATATGCATTTAAAGATGCCGATACCGCTAATATGTCCGTCTATGAAAAGTATATGTTTGAAAACTATACAGGTTTGGGCCCAACAGGTTACGAAGGTAGAAAAATAAATAAAGATATCGAGTTAGTATTCGATACCTCAGATTATCCAGATGAGTATTATACCGAGGTTATGGATACCATGTATTTACCGTTGGAAGAGTCTTATAATGGACAACGGACTTGGGATGTTACAAAATTCAAGTTTCAGTACAGCCACATGGATATCCAAGAAGCGGCAAGAAACAGAGGTGTTAAGCGTAAAGATCTTATTATCAAAGAAGAAATTGAAGTATACCCAGATACGACTGTTTGGATTAGAGATTTCGCTTACTCATACAACGAACCTATGCACAACGATTATTTTTGGCACGATGCATACAGTGAATATCCTGTTGTTGGAGTAACTTGGGATCAGGCTAAAGCGTTTTGTGAATGGAGAACCATTAACAAAAACTCTTACCAAAAATCCAAAAAAGGAGCTGCTTTAGTCAATACTTTCAGGTTGCCATCTGAGGCAGAGTGGGAGTATGCTGCAAGAGGTGGGCTTCAAGCCGCAACTTACCCTTGGGGTGGCCCATACACAAAAAGTGATAGAGGTTGTTTTATGGCAAACTTTAAACCAGTACGTGGCGATTATGCCGCAGACCAAGCACTTTATACGGTAGAGGCTAAATCGTACGAGCCAAACGATTATAATCTTTATAACATGGCTGGTAACGTGGCAGAATGGGTAAATGCATCTTACGATCCATCGTCATATCAATATACATCAACAATCAATCCAAGTGTGAACGATGATGACAACCAACGTAAAATCGTTCGCGGGGGATCTTGGAAAGATGTAGCCTACTTTTTACAAGTAAGTTCTAGAGATTATGAATATGCAGATTCTGCAAGAAGTTATATAGGTTTCAGAACCGTTCAAGATTACATGGGGACAAAAGTAACAAGCAACGGTAACTAA